In Candidatus Sulfurimonas marisnigri, a single genomic region encodes these proteins:
- a CDS encoding VCBS domain-containing protein: MSTGKVIGQIQVSLGNVKIVGVDGVIRNTTYDGLMYEGEQIVSGDPTALFQIKYAALPEATAYDGIFRVLADGSVIAGIDAMDSIASDENLMDLLETAAGEEGIDPSSAFIPIDVVADSSVQGFTRGSNSEVLGADGIGSGAEFSDDLNDFAPTALDAANVATEDDLTNVTGQLVGADADGNAFTFVLVDGPTEGTIILNPDGSYIYNVAGDFQDLGVGETRDVTFTYKTVETNTPEGYESELATVTITVTGTNDQPEITNIYANGEETWLIGASTIQSDNDSGEAGGYYDIDGASVEAINTLFYVGEGSVELSDIPNPVGDEYDPTDGAAMKFTMNVDAGETVTFNWTFNDAEGYDSNYEDDEGYRDFSFVVIDGQSIELLADTYFDGNTNSGVFTYTFENAGQHEITFGVMNDDDEQADSSLLISYISGGTIVSTDSVGYVESMDNTLYETHDNIDISGVDDTQDEVHNIFTGVLSVSDVDVTDTHTFEVVTGTVSIDGVIQPDALAIIYFNDESGNWEYKIEGDFNYLSANENAVVTFDYVAIDDSGVGLGDEFNEPERSEPATVTLTITGTNDQPIVSEVAVEAVNEALDGMNVNVFVNQLSVTDDDVNDTHTFHIVDPDANEGNFYGGGGTQGAHDPHIPTTVTDDSGVPLGITATVEMTDIDNGTFEIVGDFNALAVGESATVTFSYVAIDNSDGVGEASVSEPKLVTVTILGTNDQPVVTDINANTIVVGEELTDVHDIVENGEGTVAYTYFTVYETTTVSIAANSTGSSFVDPYLYVFSNDGDLTEDDYITHNDDSGPGYNSFLSVTLQPGEYIAAVGDFPLNISEAVNGINNGNNSAGEITIIFTADYGISIHDSNTNNSLFYESHDTTDIIGLDDTQEDVYTTFVGTLAVQDDDVTDTHTFEVVTGTIAINGETISDALATIYFNEELGNWEYEIRGDFNYLSANENAVVTFDYVAIDDSGVGLGDEFNEPERSEPATVTLTITGSNDQPIVSNVVLGIDEIIYETHDTNPADNYNGEGYNPDWDGGIGLNDEYSNALRGTLVASDDDINDTHMFDIINTNGGNFTSTLDTQAEGYNTHVEYPVWDIDLQDGELDFPVSVMIESTDIDASEIDLSYIRLYNNDGADSSTDFKLVGNFNALAAGETATVTFTYNATDSSSGSEEPNLSEPKTVTITVTGTNDQPVVENVVLGIDEIIYETHDTNPADNYNGEGYNPDWDGGIGLNDEYSNALRGTLVASDDDINDTHMFDIINTNGGNFTSTLDTQAEGYNTHVEYPVWDIDLQDGELDFPVSVMIESTDIDASEIDLSYIRLYNNDGADSSTDFKLVGNFNALAAGETATVTFTYNATDSSSGSEEPNLSEPKTVTITVTGTNDQPVIENVNLNDTQGTIYETRDNTTYFNNSDDTQNDTYSYIDGTLATADDDVNDGHTFILADITAREFYGVPRQGADTQDVKFQVVSEYADASDRVVDGYVKMVVESTDINVGHIDVKGIVLFDNDPTDATPNSTDFKVFGDFNALGVDETATITFKYYAQDDSGVNENGDVNNEPSLSEPKTVTFTVTGTNDQPIIDHIETRDVLETNLDSVTYYGEVAPVDLTDVASDPKEGSALKLVFDTADGDTVSFDWNFISADMFLDAVSVMVDGVIVGTVDTQRSLTSGTYETDPLSSGEHTITFVVVNDRLDDGNTAYNAQFVISNVVTDGVMLPGEVFGAVDRVGGTYTLSANSNLPVADLDAFIDLEGVTYENAHLSGSIEEYLNGEDRVDGIHVSDDDDNDGYSYVAFADRIVEFTETHDDPGTDVDLITTPIRVSLDADGNYDVISSSFDKLGDGDSVTITFDIRVRDDSGASDRGTDPDEAAVSEAKTVTIVINGTNDSPVLGAISAVEMMETDLQGLPFTQDQAYPENSYIIGTLPPVTELVSDEDLNDTHTYVEFGQFSGPPMFVNVLDANGAIMGNAQIRLDSAGEYRVFNPSFNNLAAGETATINFEVKVTDGTSLGENPESNAQVVTLTVTGTNDQPVVQDVHIGIAETSLANVGIYEEARYEGTLTSADEDTANTNPHYQLVGDVEVSGNSAGILASHVVVALSGASSNGWNTTGDYTVTSTMFNGLAAGETVTVSFDYKASDWEGFSTTGDGVNEASHSDVKTVTLTITGTNDAAVLSGDVAGGINEDSVLTIDGQLLITDEDVGEAHYQTGFDFDSSSDNSESYGTFTIDTNGRWTYSLDNANHGSEIQALHAGETITEVFNVYSQDDTTHSNPQLVTITIEGAEDGPVAVSETITKVADHVDMTSIPSYEDGDITAMTFNSLFPYWTNENAEVVVRGNGTYAVDDQNEVRIFWWSVADADKENFIDSKGLWNEGIIFNFNHIVSEATIVLHNIDNHDNVAIALYNGDDFIKFVDASNVAPNNQVLTIDEGLTFTGVRIYALDTINGITDFTVDSVVGYYEYETINPFIIEEETLLANDTDAENDDLDIIFVDSLLIPVGGGAAIGTVTLVDGDVLITPNSGVEFTDPVNEYATFNYTISDGNGGIDTATATINIRLGTLEEGEAYSDIENVLVIDDNGLLDLTNVTNIDVIQLGEDATLVGSGALDAINANDVFTATGDDNTLVITALDNNAADQVNVDTSSLTPQGDTNIGGVDYAQYGDGTSTLLIEIDPPIDMP, from the coding sequence ATGTCTACTGGTAAAGTTATAGGACAAATACAAGTATCGCTTGGTAATGTAAAAATTGTTGGTGTTGATGGTGTGATTCGCAACACTACGTATGACGGTTTAATGTATGAAGGTGAGCAGATAGTTAGTGGTGATCCTACGGCACTATTTCAGATTAAGTATGCAGCACTTCCAGAAGCAACTGCTTATGATGGTATATTTAGAGTCTTAGCTGATGGCTCAGTTATAGCCGGCATTGATGCTATGGATAGTATTGCTAGTGATGAGAACCTTATGGATTTATTAGAAACAGCAGCCGGAGAAGAAGGAATTGATCCAAGCTCTGCATTTATTCCAATTGATGTTGTTGCCGACTCTAGTGTGCAAGGTTTTACAAGAGGTTCAAATTCTGAAGTTTTGGGTGCGGATGGAATTGGTTCTGGAGCAGAGTTCTCAGATGATTTAAATGACTTCGCCCCAACTGCTTTGGATGCTGCTAATGTTGCTACAGAGGATGACTTAACTAATGTTACAGGACAACTAGTTGGTGCAGACGCTGATGGAAATGCTTTTACTTTTGTTTTAGTTGATGGACCTACAGAGGGAACCATTATATTAAACCCTGATGGAAGTTACATTTATAATGTTGCAGGTGATTTTCAAGATTTAGGAGTCGGTGAAACTAGAGATGTTACTTTTACATATAAAACTGTAGAGACTAATACTCCGGAAGGTTATGAAAGTGAATTAGCTACGGTAACTATTACAGTAACTGGTACAAATGATCAGCCTGAAATAACAAATATATATGCGAATGGAGAAGAAACATGGTTAATTGGAGCTTCTACAATTCAAAGTGATAATGACTCAGGAGAAGCTGGTGGGTATTACGATATAGATGGTGCATCAGTAGAAGCCATAAATACTCTATTTTATGTCGGAGAAGGTTCTGTAGAACTAAGTGATATTCCAAACCCAGTTGGTGATGAATATGACCCGACTGATGGTGCGGCTATGAAGTTTACAATGAATGTGGATGCAGGTGAAACTGTAACATTTAACTGGACTTTTAATGATGCAGAAGGATATGATAGTAATTATGAAGATGATGAGGGCTATAGAGATTTTTCTTTTGTTGTAATTGATGGTCAATCTATAGAACTATTAGCAGATACTTATTTTGATGGTAACACAAATAGTGGTGTGTTTACATATACATTTGAAAATGCTGGTCAACATGAGATTACATTTGGAGTTATGAATGATGATGATGAACAGGCTGATTCTAGTCTTCTGATTTCATATATATCAGGTGGAACAATAGTAAGCACTGATAGCGTTGGTTATGTTGAGAGTATGGATAATACACTATATGAGACACATGATAATATAGATATATCTGGTGTAGATGATACTCAAGATGAAGTACATAATATCTTTACGGGTGTATTAAGTGTATCGGATGTTGATGTTACTGATACTCATACTTTTGAAGTAGTTACAGGAACTGTATCTATAGATGGAGTTATTCAACCAGATGCATTAGCAATAATTTACTTTAATGATGAATCAGGAAACTGGGAATACAAAATTGAAGGAGACTTTAATTATTTAAGCGCAAATGAGAATGCTGTAGTAACATTTGACTATGTTGCTATAGATGACAGTGGTGTTGGACTCGGAGATGAGTTTAATGAACCTGAACGCTCAGAACCGGCAACTGTCACATTGACAATTACAGGGACTAATGACCAGCCGATAGTATCAGAAGTAGCCGTTGAAGCAGTAAATGAAGCTTTAGACGGCATGAATGTAAATGTGTTTGTAAATCAGTTGTCGGTAACAGATGATGACGTTAATGATACACACACTTTTCATATTGTAGACCCAGATGCCAATGAAGGAAATTTTTATGGAGGAGGGGGTACTCAAGGTGCTCATGATCCTCACATCCCAACTACTGTAACTGATGATTCAGGTGTCCCACTTGGGATTACCGCTACAGTAGAGATGACAGATATAGACAATGGTACATTCGAGATAGTTGGTGACTTTAATGCACTTGCAGTAGGGGAGAGTGCTACAGTTACATTCTCTTATGTAGCCATAGACAATAGTGATGGTGTAGGCGAAGCATCAGTTTCAGAACCAAAATTAGTTACAGTTACAATTTTGGGTACGAATGATCAACCGGTAGTTACAGACATAAATGCAAATACTATCGTTGTTGGGGAAGAACTTACTGATGTCCATGATATAGTCGAAAATGGTGAGGGGACAGTTGCATATACATATTTTACTGTTTATGAAACAACAACAGTTTCAATCGCAGCAAACTCAACTGGAAGTAGTTTTGTTGATCCTTATCTTTACGTATTTTCTAATGATGGTGATTTGACTGAGGATGATTATATAACACACAATGATGATTCTGGACCTGGTTATAATTCATTTCTTAGTGTAACACTTCAGCCTGGAGAATATATTGCTGCGGTGGGTGACTTTCCTCTAAACATTTCAGAAGCTGTGAACGGAATAAATAATGGTAATAACAGTGCAGGTGAGATAACCATAATATTTACTGCAGATTACGGTATATCTATACATGATTCTAATACGAATAATTCTCTCTTTTATGAATCTCACGACACTACTGATATTATAGGATTAGACGACACACAAGAGGATGTATATACAACATTCGTTGGTACTTTAGCAGTACAAGATGATGATGTTACTGATACTCATACTTTTGAAGTAGTTACAGGAACGATAGCAATTAATGGAGAGACTATTTCTGATGCATTAGCAACAATCTATTTCAATGAAGAATTAGGAAACTGGGAGTACGAAATAAGAGGAGACTTTAATTACTTAAGCGCAAATGAGAATGCTGTAGTTACTTTTGATTATGTAGCTATAGATGATAGTGGTGTTGGACTAGGAGATGAGTTCAATGAGCCGGAACGTTCTGAACCAGCAACTGTTACACTCACAATTACTGGATCAAATGATCAACCGATTGTAAGTAATGTTGTTCTTGGTATAGATGAAATAATCTACGAAACTCACGACACAAATCCTGCAGACAACTATAATGGAGAAGGGTATAATCCAGATTGGGATGGTGGTATTGGTCTAAATGACGAATACAGCAATGCCTTAAGAGGTACCCTGGTCGCGAGTGATGATGATATTAATGATACTCATATGTTTGATATTATTAATACAAACGGGGGCAACTTTACATCAACACTAGACACCCAAGCTGAAGGTTATAATACACATGTAGAGTATCCTGTATGGGATATTGACCTTCAAGATGGCGAATTAGATTTTCCAGTATCAGTTATGATTGAATCAACAGATATTGATGCTTCAGAGATTGATCTTTCATATATTAGACTATATAACAATGATGGTGCCGATAGCAGTACAGACTTTAAACTAGTTGGTAACTTCAATGCATTAGCCGCAGGTGAGACAGCAACTGTAACATTTACATACAATGCAACTGACAGCTCAAGCGGAAGTGAAGAGCCAAACCTATCAGAACCAAAAACAGTAACTATTACTGTGACTGGTACTAATGATCAACCGGTTGTGGAGAATGTTGTTCTTGGTATAGATGAAATAATCTACGAAACTCACGACACAAATCCTGCAGACAACTATAATGGAGAAGGGTATAATCCAGATTGGGATGGTGGTATTGGTCTAAATGACGAATACAGCAATGCCTTAAGAGGTACCCTGGTCGCGAGTGATGATGATATTAATGATACTCATATGTTTGATATTATTAATACAAACGGGGGCAACTTTACATCAACACTAGACACCCAAGCTGAAGGTTATAATACACATGTAGAGTATCCTGTATGGGATATTGACCTTCAAGATGGCGAATTAGATTTTCCAGTATCAGTTATGATTGAATCAACAGATATTGATGCTTCAGAGATTGATCTTTCATATATTAGACTATATAACAATGATGGTGCCGATAGCAGTACAGACTTTAAACTAGTTGGTAACTTCAATGCATTAGCCGCAGGTGAGACAGCAACTGTAACATTTACATACAATGCAACTGACAGCTCAAGCGGAAGTGAAGAGCCAAACCTATCAGAACCAAAAACAGTAACTATTACTGTGACTGGTACTAATGATCAACCGGTTATAGAGAATGTTAATTTAAATGATACTCAAGGTACCATTTATGAAACACGCGATAATACGACTTATTTTAACAATAGTGATGATACACAAAATGATACATATAGCTATATTGATGGAACATTAGCCACAGCAGATGATGATGTTAACGATGGGCATACCTTTATCTTAGCGGATATTACAGCAAGAGAGTTTTATGGTGTTCCTAGACAAGGGGCTGATACTCAAGATGTTAAATTTCAAGTTGTTTCTGAATATGCTGACGCTAGTGACCGTGTTGTTGATGGTTACGTTAAAATGGTTGTCGAATCAACTGATATTAATGTTGGACATATTGATGTTAAAGGAATCGTATTATTTGATAATGATCCTACTGATGCTACTCCAAATTCAACAGATTTCAAAGTATTTGGAGACTTCAATGCTCTTGGAGTAGATGAAACAGCAACAATTACTTTTAAATATTATGCACAAGATGATAGTGGTGTAAATGAGAATGGGGATGTAAATAACGAACCATCACTCTCAGAACCAAAAACAGTAACTTTTACTGTAACTGGTACAAATGATCAGCCTATTATTGATCATATTGAGACTAGGGATGTACTTGAGACTAACTTAGATTCAGTTACTTATTATGGAGAAGTTGCACCTGTTGATTTGACAGATGTAGCATCAGATCCAAAAGAAGGATCAGCACTAAAACTTGTTTTTGATACTGCTGATGGTGATACAGTGTCATTTGACTGGAATTTCATATCTGCTGATATGTTCCTAGATGCTGTTTCAGTTATGGTAGATGGTGTTATTGTTGGAACCGTTGACACACAAAGAAGCCTGACTTCTGGAACATATGAAACAGACCCTCTTAGTTCAGGTGAACATACAATTACATTTGTAGTTGTAAATGACAGACTTGATGATGGTAATACTGCCTATAATGCACAATTTGTTATCTCTAATGTTGTAACTGATGGTGTAATGCTTCCAGGAGAAGTATTTGGTGCTGTTGATAGAGTTGGTGGTACTTACACTTTATCTGCTAATTCAAATCTTCCAGTAGCTGATCTTGATGCGTTTATAGACCTTGAAGGTGTTACGTATGAAAATGCACACTTAAGTGGATCAATCGAAGAGTATTTGAATGGTGAGGATAGAGTAGATGGTATACATGTAAGTGATGATGATGACAATGATGGCTACTCTTACGTGGCATTTGCTGACAGAATTGTTGAATTTACAGAGACTCATGACGACCCAGGGACAGATGTGGACCTTATAACAACCCCTATCCGCGTAAGTCTTGATGCAGATGGTAACTACGATGTGATTAGTTCAAGTTTTGACAAGCTTGGAGATGGTGATAGTGTAACAATCACTTTTGATATTCGAGTAAGAGATGATAGTGGTGCTAGTGATAGAGGAACTGATCCTGATGAGGCAGCAGTATCAGAAGCAAAAACAGTAACTATCGTGATTAACGGAACTAATGATAGTCCGGTACTTGGAGCTATTAGCGCTGTGGAAATGATGGAGACTGATTTACAAGGTCTTCCATTTACTCAAGACCAAGCTTATCCAGAAAACTCTTATATTATTGGTACTTTACCTCCTGTTACAGAGTTGGTATCTGATGAAGATCTAAATGATACACATACATATGTAGAGTTTGGACAGTTTAGCGGACCTCCAATGTTTGTAAATGTTCTGGACGCTAATGGAGCGATTATGGGTAATGCTCAAATCAGACTAGATTCTGCAGGAGAGTATAGAGTTTTTAATCCATCATTTAATAATCTTGCCGCGGGTGAGACAGCAACAATTAACTTTGAAGTTAAAGTTACAGATGGAACTTCACTCGGTGAGAATCCAGAATCAAATGCTCAAGTCGTGACACTTACGGTAACTGGAACAAACGATCAACCAGTTGTTCAAGATGTACATATTGGTATAGCTGAGACATCTTTAGCTAATGTAGGTATCTATGAAGAAGCAAGATATGAAGGAACATTAACTTCAGCAGATGAAGATACTGCTAATACTAACCCTCACTATCAATTAGTAGGAGATGTAGAAGTTTCAGGCAACTCAGCTGGAATATTGGCTTCTCATGTAGTTGTTGCCTTATCAGGTGCAAGTTCAAATGGATGGAATACTACTGGAGACTATACTGTTACAAGCACGATGTTTAACGGTTTAGCAGCAGGTGAGACAGTTACAGTTAGTTTTGATTATAAAGCATCTGACTGGGAAGGTTTTTCAACAACAGGAGATGGAGTAAATGAAGCTTCTCACAGTGATGTTAAAACAGTAACTCTTACCATAACAGGCACAAATGATGCAGCAGTTCTCTCTGGAGATGTCGCTGGCGGAATTAATGAAGATTCTGTATTGACAATCGACGGGCAGTTATTAATTACAGATGAAGATGTAGGTGAAGCACATTATCAAACTGGATTTGATTTTGATTCTTCTTCAGACAATTCTGAATCATATGGTACCTTTACGATTGATACAAATGGCAGATGGACGTATTCACTAGATAATGCAAATCATGGCTCAGAGATTCAAGCACTGCATGCTGGAGAAACAATTACTGAAGTGTTTAATGTTTATTCTCAAGATGATACTACTCATAGTAATCCGCAGTTAGTTACAATTACAATAGAAGGTGCAGAAGATGGACCGGTTGCGGTTTCTGAGACTATTACTAAAGTAGCTGATCATGTTGACATGACTAGTATACCTAGTTACGAGGATGGTGATATTACAGCAATGACATTCAACTCTTTATTCCCATATTGGACGAATGAAAATGCTGAAGTTGTAGTACGTGGTAATGGCACATATGCAGTTGATGATCAAAATGAGGTAAGAATTTTTTGGTGGTCTGTTGCTGATGCTGATAAAGAAAATTTTATTGATAGCAAAGGCTTATGGAATGAAGGAATTATTTTTAATTTTAATCATATAGTAAGTGAAGCTACAATAGTTCTACATAATATTGATAATCATGATAATGTGGCAATTGCACTTTATAATGGAGATGATTTTATTAAATTTGTAGATGCTTCCAATGTAGCTCCAAATAACCAAGTACTTACAATTGATGAGGGTTTAACATTTACTGGGGTTAGAATCTATGCACTTGATACTATTAATGGAATAACGGATTTTACAGTTGATTCTGTTGTTGGTTATTATGAATATGAAACAATTAATCCTTTCATAATAGAAGAGGAGACATTATTAGCAAACGACACTGATGCTGAAAACGATGATTTAGATATAATTTTTGTTGATAGTCTGTTGATTCCAGTTGGAGGAGGTGCAGCTATTGGCACGGTGACTCTTGTGGATGGAGATGTTCTAATAACTCCAAATTCAGGAGTAGAATTTACAGACCCTGTTAACGAGTATGCCACATTTAATTATACTATATCTGATGGTAATGGTGGAATTGATACAGCAACTGCTACTATCAATATAAGACTAGGTACTTTAGAAGAAGGTGAAGCATATTCTGATATTGAAAATGTTCTAGTAATTGATGATAATGGCTTACTCGATTTAACAAATGTTACAAATATAGATGTAATTCAGTTAGGTGAAGATGCTACGCTAGTTGGAAGTGGTGCTCTTGATGCTATTAATGCTAATGATGTATTTACAGCAACAGGGGATGATAATACACTAGTTATCACTGCATTAGATAATAACGCAGCAGATCAGGTCAATGTAGATACAAGCTCATTAACACCTCAAGGAGATACTAATATTGGTGGCGTAGACTATGCTCAGTACGGCGATGGAACATCAACATTGTTAATTGAGATTGATCCTCCAATAGATATGCCATAA
- a CDS encoding response regulator transcription factor produces the protein MKKIILFTNMSSIRKHWEKALVNSYQLLNIEDFYELTDYLDKNSDSSIVMLDEMSVSNIQDALLKLKSYKFANILLFNAVPEVHHASTLLGNGIKGYENSYIDKDNLLKMISSVESGNNWLFSNLTRYIINKYVQSHNKNEPSFFSLLTERERDITLMIADGLSNKEIAQKQKIALSTVKGHISHIFEKAGVTDRVSLALKFK, from the coding sequence ATGAAAAAAATAATACTATTTACAAATATGTCTTCAATTAGAAAACATTGGGAGAAAGCTCTCGTAAATTCATATCAATTATTAAATATAGAAGATTTTTATGAATTAACAGATTATTTAGATAAAAATAGTGACTCTTCAATTGTCATGTTAGATGAGATGAGTGTTTCCAATATTCAAGATGCATTATTAAAACTAAAATCTTACAAGTTTGCAAATATTCTACTCTTTAATGCTGTACCTGAAGTACATCATGCTTCAACTTTATTGGGAAATGGTATTAAAGGGTATGAAAATTCATACATAGATAAAGATAATTTACTCAAAATGATAAGTAGTGTAGAGAGTGGTAATAATTGGCTTTTTTCTAATTTGACACGTTATATTATTAATAAATATGTCCAAAGTCATAATAAAAATGAACCTTCTTTCTTTTCGCTCTTAACAGAAAGAGAAAGAGACATTACACTAATGATTGCTGATGGGTTATCAAATAAAGAGATTGCACAAAAACAAAAGATCGCCCTCTCAACCGTTAAAGGTCATATTAGTCACATTTTTGAAAAAGCCGGAGTAACCGACAGAGTCTCCCTCGCCTTAAAATTTAAGTAA
- a CDS encoding HlyD family type I secretion periplasmic adaptor subunit — translation MSLKDKFVDYSYRKKDIKKLRVKDEEDLEYMNSVSSAMLMNTTLSTRLMLWIGAFVILWLIYWAYNAEIDALTRGQGKIIPFHQLQVIQNLEGGIVSEILVAEGEEVKKGDILVKIDDTSFVSNYIESQLRYNELQAKTIRLLAESSGRPFRATKQIRKNSPNLIKHEESLYRTNLEQLNNNIIIYNRRLLQKRNELKEAQAKLVQLTNNYSLIRRELELNKPLVDKGIVSEVEYLQLQRQASTIGGEMKAINLSIPRLISVLEEQKDNIKEVELKFRNAAKEAFNEAKAEMSRIERANIAREDKVQRTFVRSPVNGTIKQLLVNTVGGVVRPGMNIIEIVPTQDNLLVEAKIRPADIAFLYPGQRAIVKFSAYDFAIYGSLEGTLTHISADTIIDEIDKQSYYLVRIRTDKNFLGNEDKKLNVIVGMTADVDIITGKKTVLDYILKPLLRARENVLSER, via the coding sequence ATGAGTCTTAAAGATAAATTTGTTGATTACTCCTATAGAAAAAAAGATATCAAAAAACTTCGCGTAAAAGACGAGGAAGATTTAGAATATATGAATTCTGTTAGCTCAGCTATGTTAATGAATACCACTTTAAGCACTAGGCTCATGTTGTGGATAGGTGCATTTGTAATATTATGGCTAATATATTGGGCTTATAATGCTGAGATTGATGCTCTAACTCGAGGGCAAGGTAAAATTATTCCATTTCACCAATTACAGGTAATACAAAATCTTGAAGGTGGTATTGTTAGTGAAATTCTTGTTGCAGAGGGTGAAGAAGTAAAAAAAGGAGATATTCTTGTAAAAATAGATGATACAAGTTTTGTCAGTAATTATATAGAGAGCCAACTTCGTTACAATGAACTACAAGCGAAGACTATTAGACTTTTAGCAGAGTCATCTGGGCGTCCATTTAGAGCTACTAAACAAATAAGAAAAAACTCACCAAATCTTATTAAACATGAAGAGTCTTTGTATCGTACAAACCTAGAACAGCTAAATAATAATATAATCATATATAACCGCCGCTTACTACAAAAACGAAATGAGCTAAAAGAGGCACAAGCTAAATTAGTTCAATTAACAAATAACTATTCACTAATTAGAAGAGAACTCGAACTAAATAAGCCTTTAGTTGACAAAGGCATTGTATCTGAAGTTGAATATTTACAACTTCAAAGACAAGCTAGCACAATTGGTGGTGAAATGAAGGCAATAAACCTCTCTATACCACGCCTTATCTCTGTTCTTGAAGAGCAAAAGGATAATATAAAAGAGGTTGAATTAAAGTTTCGCAACGCTGCCAAAGAGGCATTTAATGAAGCAAAAGCAGAAATGTCAAGAATTGAAAGAGCTAATATTGCTAGAGAAGATAAAGTACAGCGCACATTTGTCCGTTCTCCAGTAAATGGAACAATTAAACAATTATTAGTAAACACTGTAGGTGGTGTTGTAAGACCAGGTATGAACATTATTGAAATTGTACCAACCCAAGACAATTTATTGGTTGAGGCTAAAATAAGACCTGCAGATATTGCCTTTTTATATCCAGGGCAACGTGCAATTGTAAAATTTTCTGCCTACGATTTTGCTATATATGGTTCACTAGAGGGTACTTTAACACATATCAGTGCTGATACAATCATTGATGAAATAGACAAGCAAAGTTATTATCTTGTACGTATTAGGACTGATAAAAACTTCCTAGGCAATGAAGATAAAAAACTTAATGTTATTGTCGGTATGACAGCAGATGTAGATATTATCACCGGAAAGAAAACTGTATTAGACTATATTTTAAAACCGTTATTGCGCGCCAGAGAAAATGTATTGAGTGAGAGGTAG